CCATGGTTTGGATACTTCATTAAGTACAAGAGCAGATTACAAATGATGATGAACCAAGGATGCTCCACAAAAACCACTTTTTGCCCATGAATCAACCAGCAAAACTGATATGGACAGGAAGCCAGCAGTTTCATTTGACGAACCTTCATGCCTCAACTGCAGTTGCAGCATCTTCATCAGTTGTATCGTTCAAAACAGCCTCCTCGACAGGGTCTACATGTATAGACTCCACATCAGAACCCTTTTCTTTGTCCCCGTGGTCCCAAAGCTTTTCTCTAAGTTTCATCATAAGATCTTCCCTTGCACTATCGTTCTCAGCTAGGAAATGTTTTACAGCATCTCTACCACGAAGGCTCTGATTGTTGATACTGTAATAACCACCACCACCCTTTGTGATGAGCTTATGTTTGACTCCCAAGTCAATGAGTTCAGCTTCACGGGAAATTCCCTTACCAAACTCAAGCTCAAACTCTGCAGTTCTAAATGGAGGAGCATGTTTGTTCTTTACAATCTTAACAAGAACTTGACTTCCTATGGTCTGTAAAATAGAGActctatataaaaaaaaatgccAGTACAATCAGATTTTGGACAGTTCATGTCCCTCACATTAGCTCAAACAAAGGGCATTCAAGTCAGTAAAGCAAACATGGAACTCTCCATGCACAAATCATAACAGAAGAGCGACTGAGGATACAGCTATAGTTTCATAATACTATGCTTACATAAGAGCTTTATACAAGAATTCCAGACAAGGATGTATAAAATAACAAGTGCCGTAGGCCCATAAGtaaccaccccccccccccaaacgtaATATACATGTACATCTATCTAACTTCTTAGACAGgcaaatattttgaaaccaaAAGAACAAATTGCTTTCCCAAAGAAAGGAAGAGAGTATTCATAATAATGAAGTTTAAACATGGGAACACTTGAAGCTGAATACTAAAATGTAAAACAATACAtctgagaaaattggaaattagAAAAGTCAAATTCACAAAACAGATTCCACTATCATACGCAATTTTGGCAATCATGTTtcaagaataagaagaaaaaaaaaagaaagaaaaaaaaaggtaaaaggaCACCACTGTCTATCAAGTAATGCTTCAGGTGGTCCTGCAGTCTCAATTTGTATATACTCTTAAATAAATTGGATATGCGCACAAAATATTGAAACTCTAATATCTTGATCAACAGAGATTCATACCTCTTCCCCCTTCTTGACGAGCCCAATTCGCTTTATGTTTAGACGCACAGAAGCATAGAACTTCAAGGCATTACCACCACAAGTAACTTCAGTAGGCCCTCCAAATCCCCCAAAAGTTGATAGCTTTGACCTGACCTGAACCAGGGTGCAATTAATCAGAAAAGATTATTAGACAAACTAGATATTTTGCATGTCTCTATCAAAATGGAAAATACACAGGGAAATACAGTAATCCAAATATGCAATTTAACCCCACTGAAATATCTCTTAACTCCGACCGAGCAACAGAATAAAGGAAAGATGAGGGCACGAAGCATGATATGAACTTAGGAAGCCTAAGGCTCTTGCCTGATTTATGAAGATTAAAATGGTCTGTGATAGCGATAAAGAATGACTCAGCTTGCGGAGTGCTTGACTCATCAGTCTAGCTTGCATTGCCATATGAGCATCTCCCATCTCACCTTCAAGCTCACCTTTTGGGACAAGGGCAGCCACCTGCCATGGAAGTCAGTTGTCAAAAGAAGTTTTTGATAAGTGAAGATTATTAATATAATTGACTCTGAATCAGATGATCATGAAAGCAACAGAACTAGAAGAATGCAGCAACAGTTTTAAGCTGCCTTACACTGtccacaacaacaacatcaaccgAACCACTCCTTATAATTGTATCCACCAGACTAAGAGCTTGCTCACCACAATCTGGTTGAGACAGAAGTAAGTTCTCAGTATTTACTCCAATGGCCTCAGCCAATGCCGGATTAAGAGCATGCTCAGCATCAACGAAGCAACAATAAcctacaaagaaacaagaagcATAAGTAATTCATGTGTCAGTTGTAATAAGCTAAAAATGCATATAACCTGTTTGTCTCGAGAGGAATTCTTGAGCCTCTCCTCAACGAAAGAAAAAGCACCAGGACGCCTAGAACTCCAAACAGATTCATTAAGGGAAAGAGCTGACACCCTATTTTAAGATAGGTTATTCTTATCTGGTGCTTTCTTGGCTACCATATGCGTATGTAGTTAGTGCACAAAACAAAACAATCCGACGATTTATCTTATTACACAATGTGTAAGATAGAGTATCATCCGGTCCTCTGTGTGGTGCATCTGTGGTCTCTTCCTCAAAGCTCAAACCGTGTCAACTTATTCCGAAAGAATTTGAAAAGCTCTGGTTCAATAAAGTAACTTTCATTTAGATtaacttctcttttctttctactTTAGTAAAAAAATCTTATCTTTTGCTTTAACAAAATAGAGCCAAGTCACAAATGATATTCTAGGGACAAGATGCCCATAGTTTCTGCTCTCAGGTCTTTTTTTCGATTTCATAGTCCTAATAGATTTTGCAAGTGGAAAATGAGAATGCATGGCTGTGAAGTACAAAATAGACAAACCTCCCTGTTTCTGCGCCTCAGCAATTACATGCAGAGCAAGAGTCGTTTTTCCTGAAGCCTCCGGACCATATATCTCTATTACGCGTCCCTGCACAAAAGCAATAAATAGGTACTAACGTAGATATGAAAATAACCTGCCGGCCTAACATTGATCAGCAACTACTTGTTTCTCACATATATAGAAAAGTAGTGACTTAACTGCCTAAAGTAACAAAAGATTCGTAAAGAACTTTGGTATAAATACGAATTTTACTAGTTCCTCAAAGTATATCAGAACATTATTAGCATAAAATATCTGGAATCTAAGTGTTTAAAATCACCATTTGTATTCACCATATTTGGAATGCCCAAAACAGGAGGAGTtggtatttatttttttaccttaGGAAGCCCCCCAATCCCAAGGGCAGTATCCAAAGAAAATGATCCAGTAGACACTACGGGAACTTGTTTTGGGGACACTGCGCGACCAAGCCACATGATAGATCCCTTTCCAAATGATATAGTGATCTGATCTAATGCTTGTTTCAAAGCCAAGTCTTTCTTGGACAAATTCTCTTCACCTGAATCACTGCCATCTGAGTTTGACTTTTTCTTACCTGAAAAGGAATAGAAGACTATGATCCATGAGCATCAGAAGAGGACAGCTTTAATGTCTAAATAGAAATAAGCCTTTGCACATTTTGAACAGGACACAA
The sequence above is drawn from the Nicotiana tabacum cultivar K326 chromosome 13, ASM71507v2, whole genome shotgun sequence genome and encodes:
- the LOC107805436 gene encoding DNA repair protein recA homolog 3, mitochondrial, whose translation is MARLLRTATSLRTYLSSQPHCLRRSLFGALDQLCYFSSRGKKKSNSDGSDSGEENLSKKDLALKQALDQITISFGKGSIMWLGRAVSPKQVPVVSTGSFSLDTALGIGGLPKGRVIEIYGPEASGKTTLALHVIAEAQKQGGYCCFVDAEHALNPALAEAIGVNTENLLLSQPDCGEQALSLVDTIIRSGSVDVVVVDSVAALVPKGELEGEMGDAHMAMQARLMSQALRKLSHSLSLSQTILIFINQVRSKLSTFGGFGGPTEVTCGGNALKFYASVRLNIKRIGLVKKGEETIGSQVLVKIVKNKHAPPFRTAEFELEFGKGISREAELIDLGVKHKLITKGGGGYYSINNQSLRGRDAVKHFLAENDSAREDLMMKLREKLWDHGDKEKGSDVESIHVDPVEEAVLNDTTDEDAATAVEA